ACCCCGAGGCCGGCGGGCAGACGCGGGCGGTGCTGCTGCGCAACCGGCTCTTCGCGGCCGCTGGGGTCGACGCCCGGGTGCTGACGGTGCTGCCGCGCCGCGACCTGGACCACCGCCGCGAGGTGCTGCTCGAGCGCGGGCTGATCACGCCCGAGGTGCCCACGCTCAACCTCTACGAGCACTACCGCGACACCGACTGGCCCACCGACGAGGTCACCGACGAGCGCCTGCCCGACCTGGGTCACCTCGAGGTCGTGCAGGAGACGCTGCTCGTCGACGGGTCGCCCTGGCGGCTGCGCTACCTCCAGCCCGACGGCACCGAGATCTACGACTACCAGCGCCCCGACGGCTCGGTCTTCCTCCGGACCCCGGGCTTCCTCATCGGCGACCGCGCGACCTGGCCGACCAGGATGACCCGGGTCTCGCGCGACGGGGCGGTCATGGGCCACTTCGCCAAGCCGGCCGGCTGGATCCGCCGGTGGGTCCGCGAGCTCTCCGAGGGCGAGCGCACCTTCATCGTGCTCGACTCGCGCTCGATGGTGCCGCTGGTGCCGCGCTTCGACGCCCCGCACCTGCACGTGCTCTACCTGATGCACAACGTGCACGTCTACAAGCCCTACCGCTGGGACTCCACCCGCCCCCCGTCGTACGACGCGCTCTTCGAGCGGGCCGACGACCTCGACGCGCTGGTCACCCTCACCGACCGGCAGCGCCAGGACATCGCGACGCTGCGCGGGCGCACCACCAACATGTACGTCGTCCCCAACCCGGTCGACCTGCCCGAGGTGCGCGAGGTGCAGGAGCGCGACCCACGCAAGATCACCGTGGTGGCCCGGCTCGAGCCCCAGAAGCGGCTCACCCACGCGGTGCTGGCGATGAAGCGGGTGCTCGAGCGGGTTCCCGACGCCACGCTCCACATCTACGGCGACGGGTCCCGCGAGGAGGTGCTGCGACGGCTCGTCGAGAAGCACGACCTCGGCCGGTCGGTCGTGATGCACGGGTACGACGCGCACGCGCGCGAGGCGCTGTGGGACTCCTCGGCGATGCTGCTGACCAGCGTGTTCGAGGGCTACCCGCTGGCCACCCTGGAGGCGATGAGCCACGGCTGCCCGGTCGTGGCCTACGACATCAAGTACGGCCCCCGCGAGCAGATCACCGACGGCGAGGACGGCTTCCTGGTCCCGGCGGGCGACCTCGACACCATGGCCGACCGGCTGGTGACGCTGCTCCAGGACCCCGAGCGGGTGGCCCGGATGGGCCTCGCCGCGCGCCGCAAGGCCGAGCAGCACGGCCAGGACGCGTTCGTGCGCACCTGGGCCGAGGTCTTCGAGCAGGTGGCCCGGACCCGCCCCGGCCGCACCCGTCTCGACGAGGTGCGCCTCGAGGTCCGGCGGCTGCGCGTCGGCCGGTCCGGCTCGTGGTCCTCGCGGCTGCGACCCGGCCAGCGGCTGCGGCTGTCCGCGACCCTGCACGTCGACGGCACCTCGGCGACCCTGCCGCTCAGCGACGCCGAGGTGACCCTCGTCGCCGTCCACGAGCGCAGTGGCCGCCAGGTCGACCTGCCCGTGGGCGTCTCCTGGCGCGGCGACCGGTGCCGGGTGCGGTGCACGGCCCGGATCGGCGACGTCGTGCTCCCCCACGAGCAGGCGGGGCGGGACGCCACGGGCGAGCCGACCCCGGCCGCCGACGGCCCCGAGCACGTGCGCCTGTGGCTGCGCCTGGTGTGGGCCAACAGCGTCTGGAGCACGGAGGTGCGCCGCCCGGCCGGGGCCGCCTCCGGCCTGGAGGTCGGCTACGGCCCCGACGAGCAGCTGGTGCTCACCCGGCGCTGACGGCCCCCGCGGCGCGCCGCATCCGGGCGCGGCCCTCGAGCCACTCCTCCTGGCCGGGGGCGTAGTCCTCGCCCCACGGCCGGGTGGTGTCGGCCCAGTGGAGCAGCCGCGCCTCGCCGGCGGGCTCGCGCGTCGGCACCGTGTGCCAGGCCGCCGGGACCGTGGTGCGGTGCGGCCCCGCGAAGGCGTGCCACGCCTCGCGGGCGTCGAGGTCGAACTGCTCGGTCAGGCGCAGCAGCTCGTCGCGGACGCCGCGCTCGCGCATCGCCGCGAGGTCGAGGACCAGCACGTCGGTGGCGAAGGCGGTGAAGTCGAAGGCGTGCCGGGCGTGGGCCTGGCGACGCAGCTCGATCGCGACGCTGGTGCGGGTCTGCAGCCGGTCGCCCGCGGCGTGCAGCAGGCCGAAGCCGCTGGCGGCGCCCCCGCCGGCTCCTGCTCCGGCGACGTCGGGGGCGGCGACCACGCCGTCCCCGAGGTCGAGGTCGACCAGCTCGGCGACGTCGCCGCTCACCAGCGCGTGCTGGGGCAGCACCGCCACCCGGTCGACGCCGGGCAGCAGGTCGGTGAGCAGCTCGAGGTCGAGGTCGGCGCGCAGGCGCTCGCGGCTCTCGCTCGACAGGCCGCGCAGGCCCGCACCGAGCCCGTCGACGGGGACCAGCGAGACCTGGTGGCCCTCGGCCCGGGCGGCGACCTCGGCCAGGTCGACCGAGCCCGTCTGGTCGAGCAGCCACACGTGCAGCGGCCCCGAGGCGTGGCGCACCAGGGAGTCGACCAGCACGTCGAGCACGACGGGGCGCCGGTCGGTGACCCGGACGGCGACGTGGCGGACCTCGCCGGTCGCGGGGTCCGGGGTGGTGCCCGACGTGGCGGTCCGGGCGACGGCGCGGTCGGTCTCGGCCGAGAGGTCGACGACGGACGAGGTCACCTCGGCCACGGCCTCGCGGCGCGCCCGGGCGGTGGCCACGTCGTCGGCGCACAGCTCGCGCCAGCGGGCGTAGACCTCGTCGCGCGAGGCGCCCGAGAGGATCAGCGTCGTGGTCTCGGCCAGGCGCGCGTTGATGCCGTCGCGGATGGCGTCGAACTGCTGGTCGGTGATCTGGCCCAGCCCGGCGAAGCGGATGTCGGAGAGGTTCTTGGGCCGGAAGTCGACCTGGGCCCCGAGCGAGCGCATCGGCAGGTAGCAGTGCAGCCGCGAGGTGACGACCGCGCTGTGGTCGCGGCGGTAGGTCTCGAGCAGGTCGACCGCCTCGAACATGTTGCCGGTGAAGCTGCGGAAGCGGACCTTGTCGGAGCTGTGCTTGTAGGTCACGGCGCCCGGCTCGTCGGTGGGCGTGTCGACGTACGCCAGGGGGGCGCCGGCGGGGAACGCGTCGGCCATCGGCGGGAACACGGTGTCGATCGTGGTGGTGAGGCAGCCGGAGAAGAACGCCGGCACGTCCACCGAGAGCAGGATGTCGACGGTGGTCCAGTCGCGGCAGCCGATCGGGCCGTGGGCGCGGAGGTACTCGATCGCCTCGGGGGTCAGCAGGCCGCGCTTGTTGCAGTGGAAGGACACGAAGATCGGCTGCAGGTGGTGGTGCAGCGGGAAGCCGTAGCGGACGCCGAACAACGCGTGCATGTACCACCCGAAGGCCAGCATCCAGGTGTCCTCGGGCACCTCGTTGAACGCGCTGGCGTCGCGGTCGACGGTCAGCACCTGGACCCGGGCCCTCGCCCCCGGGAGCCGGCGCTCGGGCCGCACGCGGTCGGCGAGCTGGGTGACG
This genomic interval from Nocardioides scoriae contains the following:
- a CDS encoding glycosyltransferase, yielding MTSDQAPDPAPPTGEVPASPLPAGRYFSLTTRSNPEAGGQTRAVLLRNRLFAAAGVDARVLTVLPRRDLDHRREVLLERGLITPEVPTLNLYEHYRDTDWPTDEVTDERLPDLGHLEVVQETLLVDGSPWRLRYLQPDGTEIYDYQRPDGSVFLRTPGFLIGDRATWPTRMTRVSRDGAVMGHFAKPAGWIRRWVRELSEGERTFIVLDSRSMVPLVPRFDAPHLHVLYLMHNVHVYKPYRWDSTRPPSYDALFERADDLDALVTLTDRQRQDIATLRGRTTNMYVVPNPVDLPEVREVQERDPRKITVVARLEPQKRLTHAVLAMKRVLERVPDATLHIYGDGSREEVLRRLVEKHDLGRSVVMHGYDAHAREALWDSSAMLLTSVFEGYPLATLEAMSHGCPVVAYDIKYGPREQITDGEDGFLVPAGDLDTMADRLVTLLQDPERVARMGLAARRKAEQHGQDAFVRTWAEVFEQVARTRPGRTRLDEVRLEVRRLRVGRSGSWSSRLRPGQRLRLSATLHVDGTSATLPLSDAEVTLVAVHERSGRQVDLPVGVSWRGDRCRVRCTARIGDVVLPHEQAGRDATGEPTPAADGPEHVRLWLRLVWANSVWSTEVRRPAGAASGLEVGYGPDEQLVLTRR